From a single Arachis hypogaea cultivar Tifrunner chromosome 3, arahy.Tifrunner.gnm2.J5K5, whole genome shotgun sequence genomic region:
- the LOC112776563 gene encoding uncharacterized protein — MIHCPCPLCEFRLFQTREDAYDHLLLKPFPAKYTFWLHHGERHVGESATETQETDPGSVYRDPMRDMVHEAFNFPGSVVDEDDSSNKDFEGDAEEFPYLYSKPSQAACHFDELLKDGEQELYPGCAKFSKLAFLVRLYHIKCMCSMSDKAFGIILELLCEGFEHAKIPVSLHDAKRIIRKLGITYKKIDACPNDCMLYQGSDQELSRCKICGTSRWKQKTRRNSIVRINVVVKKNGKPQATKVLRYFSLVPRLQRMFMSSKTSVDMLWHKKGPNSDGFLRHPRDGEAWKAFNRRYTHFSGDLRNVRLALASDGFNPFGNLS; from the coding sequence ATGATACATTGTCCATGTCCTTTGTGTGAGTTCCGGCTATTCCAAACTAGAGAGGATGCATACGATCACTTGCTGTTAAAACCATTTCCTGCTAAGTATACTTTTTGGTTACATCATGGGGAGAGACACGTAGGAGAGAGTGCTACTGAGACACAAGAAACTGACCCTGGTAGCGTCTACCGAGATCCAATGCGCGACATGGTTCATGAGGCATTCAACTTTCCAGGTTCTGTTGTTGATGAAGATGACTCGAGCAACAAAGATTTTGAGGGGGATGCCGAAGAGTTTCCTTATTTGTACAGCAAACCTAGTCAGGCGGCCTGTCATTTTGATGAGTTGCTTAAGGATGGAGAGCAGGAATTGTATCCGGGTTGTGCGAAATTCTCGAAGTTGGCTTTCTTGGTCAGGCTATACCATATAAAGTGCATGTGCAGCATGAGCGACAAGGCATTCGGAATAATACTAGAGTTACTGTGTGAGGGCTTTGAGCATGCAAAGATTCCGGTTTCACTGCACGATGCCAAGAGGATCATACGAAAGCTTGGTATTACGTACAAGAAGATAGATGCATGTCCGAATGACTGCATGCTATATCAGGGCAGCGATCAAGAACTGTCTAGGTGCAAGATATGTGGGACCTCGAGATGGAAGCAAAAGACTAGGAGGAATTCCATTGTCCGGATCAATGTGGTTGTTAAGAAGAATGGGAAGCCGCAGGCAACGAAGGTTCTTCGTTACTTTTCCCTTGTTCCACGACTGCAGCGGATGTTCATGTCCAGTAAGACATCTGTTGACATGTTGTGGCACAAGAAAGGTCCTAACTCGGATGGTTTTTTGAGGCATCCACGAGACGGAGAGGCATGGAAGGCATTTAATAGAAGATATACTCACTTCAGTGGTGATCTACGCAACGTTCGCTTAGCCTTAGCTAGCGATGGCTTTAATCCCTTCGGAAATCTCAGCTGA